The following proteins come from a genomic window of Ursus arctos isolate Adak ecotype North America unplaced genomic scaffold, UrsArc2.0 scaffold_12, whole genome shotgun sequence:
- the HJV gene encoding hemojuvelin isoform X1, with protein MGDPGRPPHSSPPALSTLTLLLLLCGHAHSQCKILRCNAEYVSSTLSLRAGASPGALRGGAAGAAGGGRGGVGSGGLCRALRSYALCTRRTARTCRGDLAFHSAVHGIEDLMIQHNCSRQGPTAPPPPRGPALPGSGPAGSSGPPAPDPCDYEGQFSRLHGRPPGFLHCASFGDPHVRSFHHHFHTCRVQGAWPLLDNDFLYVQATSSPVASGANATATRKLTIIFKNMQECIDQKVYQAEVDNLPAAFEDGSINGGDRPGGSSLSVRTANPGNHVEIRAAYIGTTIIIRQTAGQLSFSIKVAEDVARAFSAEQDLQLCVGGCPPSQRLSRSERSRRGAITIDTAKQLCKEGLPVEDAYFHSCVFDVLISGDPNFTVAAQAALEDARAFLPDLEKLHLFPTDAGVPLSSGALLAPLMSGLFVPWLCIQ; from the exons ATGGGGGATCCAGGCCGGCCCCCCCATAGCAGCCCCCCAGCTCTAAGCACTCTCAccctcctgctgctcctctgTGGACATG CTCATTCTCAATGCAAGATCCTCCGCTGCAATGCTGAGTACGTGTCGTCCACCCTGAGCCTGAGAGCGGGGGCTTCGCCGGGAGCGCTTCGAGGCggagcagcgggagcagcaggagggggcCGGGGCGGAGTGGGCTCCGGCGGCCTCTGTCGAGCCCTCCGCTCCTACGCTCTCTGCACCCGGCGTACCGCCCGTACCTGCCGCGGGGACCTGGCCTTCCACTCGGCGGTGCACGGCATCGAAGACCTGATGATCCAGCACAACTGCTCCCGCCAGGGCCCCacggcccctcccccgccccgcggccccgccctTCCAGGCTCAGGCCCTGCCGGCTCCTCCGGCCCCCCAGCCCCGGACCCCTGTGACTATGAAGGCCAGTTTTCCCGGCTGCACGGTCGTCCTCCGGGCTTCCTGCATTGCGCCTCCTTCGGGGACCCCCACGTGCGCAGCTTCCACCACCACTTTCACACGTGCCGTGTCCAAGGAGCTTGGCCCCTGCTGGATAATGACTTCCTTTATGTCCAGGCCACCAGCTCCCCCGTGGCATCGGGGGCCAACGCCACCGCCACCCGGAAG CTCACCATTATATTTAAGAACATGCAGGAATGCATTGATCAGAAGGTCTACCAGGCTGAGGTGGACAATCTTCCGGCAGCCTTTGAAGATGGTTCTATCAATGGAGGTGACCGACCTGGGGGCTCAAGTTTGTCCGTTCGAACTGCTAACCCTGGGAATCACGTGGAGATCCGAGCTGCCTATATCGGCACAACTATAATCATTCGGCAGACGGCTGGGCAGCTCTCCTTCTCCATCAAGGTAGCAGAGGATGTGGCCAGGGCCTTCTCGGCTGAGCAGGACCTGCAGCTCTGTGTCGGGGGGTGCCCCCCAAGTCAGCGACTCTCTCGCTCAGAACGCAGTCGTCGGGGAGCTATAACCATTGATACTGCCAAACAGCTGTGCAAGGAAGGGCTGCCAGTTGAAGACGCTTACTTTCACTCCTGTGTCTTTGATGTTTTGATCTCTGGTGACCCCAACTTCACTGTGGCAGCTCAGGCAGCTTTGGAGGATGCCCGAGCTTTCCTGCCAGACTTAGAAAAGCTGCACCTCTTCCCCACGGATGCTGGGGTTCCTCTTTCCTCAGGAGCCCTCCTGGCCCCACTCATGTCTGGGCTCTTTGTTCCGTGGCTTTGCATTCAGTGA
- the HJV gene encoding hemojuvelin isoform X2 has translation MIQHNCSRQGPTAPPPPRGPALPGSGPAGSSGPPAPDPCDYEGQFSRLHGRPPGFLHCASFGDPHVRSFHHHFHTCRVQGAWPLLDNDFLYVQATSSPVASGANATATRKLTIIFKNMQECIDQKVYQAEVDNLPAAFEDGSINGGDRPGGSSLSVRTANPGNHVEIRAAYIGTTIIIRQTAGQLSFSIKVAEDVARAFSAEQDLQLCVGGCPPSQRLSRSERSRRGAITIDTAKQLCKEGLPVEDAYFHSCVFDVLISGDPNFTVAAQAALEDARAFLPDLEKLHLFPTDAGVPLSSGALLAPLMSGLFVPWLCIQ, from the exons ATGATCCAGCACAACTGCTCCCGCCAGGGCCCCacggcccctcccccgccccgcggccccgccctTCCAGGCTCAGGCCCTGCCGGCTCCTCCGGCCCCCCAGCCCCGGACCCCTGTGACTATGAAGGCCAGTTTTCCCGGCTGCACGGTCGTCCTCCGGGCTTCCTGCATTGCGCCTCCTTCGGGGACCCCCACGTGCGCAGCTTCCACCACCACTTTCACACGTGCCGTGTCCAAGGAGCTTGGCCCCTGCTGGATAATGACTTCCTTTATGTCCAGGCCACCAGCTCCCCCGTGGCATCGGGGGCCAACGCCACCGCCACCCGGAAG CTCACCATTATATTTAAGAACATGCAGGAATGCATTGATCAGAAGGTCTACCAGGCTGAGGTGGACAATCTTCCGGCAGCCTTTGAAGATGGTTCTATCAATGGAGGTGACCGACCTGGGGGCTCAAGTTTGTCCGTTCGAACTGCTAACCCTGGGAATCACGTGGAGATCCGAGCTGCCTATATCGGCACAACTATAATCATTCGGCAGACGGCTGGGCAGCTCTCCTTCTCCATCAAGGTAGCAGAGGATGTGGCCAGGGCCTTCTCGGCTGAGCAGGACCTGCAGCTCTGTGTCGGGGGGTGCCCCCCAAGTCAGCGACTCTCTCGCTCAGAACGCAGTCGTCGGGGAGCTATAACCATTGATACTGCCAAACAGCTGTGCAAGGAAGGGCTGCCAGTTGAAGACGCTTACTTTCACTCCTGTGTCTTTGATGTTTTGATCTCTGGTGACCCCAACTTCACTGTGGCAGCTCAGGCAGCTTTGGAGGATGCCCGAGCTTTCCTGCCAGACTTAGAAAAGCTGCACCTCTTCCCCACGGATGCTGGGGTTCCTCTTTCCTCAGGAGCCCTCCTGGCCCCACTCATGTCTGGGCTCTTTGTTCCGTGGCTTTGCATTCAGTGA
- the HJV gene encoding hemojuvelin isoform X3, with protein sequence MQECIDQKVYQAEVDNLPAAFEDGSINGGDRPGGSSLSVRTANPGNHVEIRAAYIGTTIIIRQTAGQLSFSIKVAEDVARAFSAEQDLQLCVGGCPPSQRLSRSERSRRGAITIDTAKQLCKEGLPVEDAYFHSCVFDVLISGDPNFTVAAQAALEDARAFLPDLEKLHLFPTDAGVPLSSGALLAPLMSGLFVPWLCIQ encoded by the coding sequence ATGCAGGAATGCATTGATCAGAAGGTCTACCAGGCTGAGGTGGACAATCTTCCGGCAGCCTTTGAAGATGGTTCTATCAATGGAGGTGACCGACCTGGGGGCTCAAGTTTGTCCGTTCGAACTGCTAACCCTGGGAATCACGTGGAGATCCGAGCTGCCTATATCGGCACAACTATAATCATTCGGCAGACGGCTGGGCAGCTCTCCTTCTCCATCAAGGTAGCAGAGGATGTGGCCAGGGCCTTCTCGGCTGAGCAGGACCTGCAGCTCTGTGTCGGGGGGTGCCCCCCAAGTCAGCGACTCTCTCGCTCAGAACGCAGTCGTCGGGGAGCTATAACCATTGATACTGCCAAACAGCTGTGCAAGGAAGGGCTGCCAGTTGAAGACGCTTACTTTCACTCCTGTGTCTTTGATGTTTTGATCTCTGGTGACCCCAACTTCACTGTGGCAGCTCAGGCAGCTTTGGAGGATGCCCGAGCTTTCCTGCCAGACTTAGAAAAGCTGCACCTCTTCCCCACGGATGCTGGGGTTCCTCTTTCCTCAGGAGCCCTCCTGGCCCCACTCATGTCTGGGCTCTTTGTTCCGTGGCTTTGCATTCAGTGA